In Gallus gallus isolate bGalGal1 chromosome Z, bGalGal1.mat.broiler.GRCg7b, whole genome shotgun sequence, one DNA window encodes the following:
- the CDKN2B gene encoding cyclin-dependent kinase 4 inhibitor B, with the protein MAQRAASTAADELANAAARGDLLRVKELLDGAADPNAVNSFGRTPIQVMMLGSPRVAELLLQRGADPNRPDPRTGCRPAHDAARAGFLDTLAALHRAGARLDLPDGRGRLPIDVAAGGPHGPVGCYLRRLPALPRAPLP; encoded by the exons atGGCGCAGAGAGCGGCCAGCACGGCTGCGGATGAACTAGCCAACGCCGCCGCCCGCGGCGATCTGCTGCGGGTGAAGGAGCTACTGGACGGCGCGGCCGACCCCAACGCTGTCAACTCCTTCGGTCGGACCCCCATCCAG GTGATGATGCTGGGCAGCCCTCGCGTGGccgagctgctgctgcagcgcgGCGCCGACCCCAACCGCCCCGACCCGCGCACCGGCTGCCGCCCCGCACACGACGCGGCCCGCGCCGGCTTCCTGGACACGCTGGCGGCGCTGCACCGCGCCGGGGCGCGCCTCGACCTGCCCGACGGCCGCGGCCGCCTCCCCATCGACGTGGCGGCCGGGGGCCCGCACGGCCCGGTCGGCTGCTACCTGCGACGGCTGCCAGCGCTACCGCGAGCACCCCTCCCCTGA
- the CDKN2A gene encoding ARF tumor suppressor, whose product MTSRIRCTVCLRRARSRPLSFSLLRRILRGVAAVLRRSGTLRRILRRVLRRRHRGSRRPR is encoded by the exons ATGACCTCTCGGATAAGGTGCACCGTCTGCCTTCGGCGCGCCCGCAGCCGGCCTCTGTCCTTCTCGCTGCTCCGGCGCATCTTGCGCGGGGTGGCCGCTGTCCTGCGGCGCTCCGGGACGCTTCGCCGCATTCTGCGCCGGGTTCTGAGAAGGAGGCACCGGGGCAGCCGCCGGCCCAG GTGA